One window of the Sceloporus undulatus isolate JIND9_A2432 ecotype Alabama unplaced genomic scaffold, SceUnd_v1.1 scaffold_13873, whole genome shotgun sequence genome contains the following:
- the LOC121918493 gene encoding zinc finger protein 669-like: MFMKVMAEKEKCPFESSPRQGPKWITQDREGMSSSMRSGRRTESMCTRTSLHPDGFRTASGRLAQVTFEDVVVDFTEEEWALMDPGQRAFHWEVMEEIVETWSSLSKDPAFL, encoded by the exons ATGTTTATGAAAGTgatggcagagaaggagaagtGTCCTTTTGAATCCAGTCCAAGGCAGGGGCCCAAGTGGATCACGCAAGACAGAGAAGGAATGTCCTCTTCAATGA gaAGTGGGAGAAGGACTGAATCTATGTGTACAAGGACATCTCTTCATCCTGATGGATTCAGAACAGCTTCTGGGAGACTAGCTCAG GTGACTTTTGAGGACGTGGTTGTGGATTTCACggaggaggagtgggccctgATGGATCCAGGCCAAAGAGCCTTTCATTGGGAAGTCATGGAGGAGATTGTGGAGACCTGGTCCTCTCTGAGTAAGGATCCTGCTTTCTTGTGA